The Denticeps clupeoides chromosome 4, fDenClu1.1, whole genome shotgun sequence genome segment GACTcttatttgtaaaaatatttatgatattttttttgaGTCGTTATTTTGCTGTTCTTTCATTCGCTTCAGTATGAAGTGAAAGTTTGAACTtgtctgtttgttcattttgtgcCTTGTTTAAGTCTTGTGATGTCGGGGTTtgattttattgtcatatttttatgtttaaaaaatctCAATTTCTCTCACATTTCTATGAAATGTAACAAAGTATCTGTctatatatttgcatataaaatgtatttaaaaagacaaatgttGTATTGCTCTGATTGTGccatggaaaacacacacacctacacacacattcacacaagtatctaccatccgacctctacaaacTTATACAAAATAtagcagcagcacgactgatcttcaaccttcccaagttctccacaccgcccctctgctacgttccctccaccggctcccagtagctgcacgcatcaggttctaaatactgatgctggcctacaaagccaaacatggagtagcaccatcctacctcacagcccttattacacctcgcactgcacctggtatactccgagcctccagtactgctcgcctggtccctccatctctgaaggtaaaaggaagacgctcatctagactcttctccgtcttggcccctcggtggtggaatgaacttccagctcagtcactgagcaccttcacacggcagctcaagaccttcctctttagagaagatttagatgaacttgtaaccttcttcttgtctgacttctgtatagaaactacaacagagtgaataaaaagactgtattcatagttgggggtcctagtgaaccagaactgaccacttcatccatggtgacatggaagcacgttgtaggtcgctctggaaaGGGgtttctgccaaatgctgtaaaatgttaatgtaaacaAGTACTGGTGAAAAATGTGGTTCTGGCCCTTTTCAATAATTGATATATTGATCAGTATAATCACACTTACAATATGACGTGTATGAGACCTGCATCTGTAAAAGAGTTAATATTACAGATGGATTTGGCTGTTATTAACAGTTATTGGTTATTGATTAATGATGGTTCTTGCATGTTCCTCTCGCGCTGCTGAGTTCCACACTGATCAGCACGGTGCCAAGAGGGGTTCGATTTCAAAGTAGTACAAGACGGAGGAACGGGGGGGACCAAAGCCCAACATTCAGTGCTCAGAGTCCACAACAACACTGTGTATGTCAGTGTTAATGAGTGGgtatgtatgtgtatctgtgtgtgtttgtacagatgtgtctgttttcatgtttgtgtaagggtgtctgtttgtgtgtgtgtgtgtttgtatatgtgtgtgtatttgtgtctacTTTTATGCGTGCGtttgtttgtatatgtgtgtctgtgtgtttgtgcaggtgtgtctgtttttatgtttgtgtaagtgcatctgtttgtgtgtgtgtaaatgtgtgtctgtgtaaatgtgtgtgtttgtgcaggcaggtgtgtctgtttttatgtttgtgtgtgtgtgtatttgtgtctatttttatgtgtgagtttgtgtgtgtggggggtttgTAAGTGGATGTTGGAGCAGCTGTCACCTCCAGGGCCTTTAACCAGATGGAACTCATGCTGAaatgtgtggctgtgtgtgtgttgtagaacGTAGAGAGTGAaaggtgtaagtgtgtgtgcgtgtctgtgtgcgtgtctgtgtgcgtgtgtgtgtgcgtgtgtgagaatGAACAGTTCGTCTGAGAGTCTCATCTCTCCTTACATTTCTGCTCCAGAAaggacatgtacacacacatacacagacatgcagGTTTATTAATAACCCAAACACTGAACggccagcagcaggagcagctttATTTCTCGCCGGCCTGGTGAGATGTGCAGTTAAGTGCTGTTTGAAGACCGATACGTAATATTAATGTTAACTTATTATTAAGGTGGAAACAGGACCATAGGGTGGTAATGAAGAGCAGGACTGGAAGTCGAATCGAATGAATgaggacaggaagtgatgtcatttgTGATGAGAGAAAGAAGCCAGGTCCCTGGAGGTCATGTGGGTTCTGAGCAGTGAGGCCGCATCAGGGTGTGGAGCCTGGAGGGCGATGGACAGGGCGCTGCGTCCGTCCTGCAGCAGAGAGGGGACACGTTTATACTGACAAATACACATCCAACACAGGAAGCTTCTGTATTTAGTTGACTAGCAGCTCTTACTAGTGTTGTTCTTTATGACATAATGAAGATGATGACATGACgtgaaaaaaacaagacatcacatgctggtcatgtgatgataactataacaaaatacatCATGTAATATTATTAACGAATAACAACaagattatatttattttttatatattttgttgacGTTATTTCACGTTATTAATATGCAACATTTCTGTTTCAAAtcaatggtagtagcctagtgttactcgcctatgaaccagaagacccaggttcaaacaccacttactaccatcatcttactaccatcatgtccctgagcaagacacttaaccccgagtgtctccagggggggactgtccctgtaactactgggtcttctggttgtattgcacaaacaatacaaaaatgtagaaatacattataatttttcttcgtctagcacctaacaatctctgagcatgctcttcactgacaagtctgagccttatcagggctcttagtttgtaaactcaaaattctatagaaattgaacgagaattgctggtgtcttcctcttgtaagtcgctttggataaaagcgtctgctaaataaagtaaagtaaagtaaagtaaagtaaagattgtaagtagctctggataaatgttgtaaaagtCTTGTGTTTCCAATTCGTtcgcacagatgacgtcacttcttCAATTCCCATTCgcacattatttatatttcaggatgcttgtggtgggttatagatatttggtggtgggttatatagatatatggtggtgggtttatAGATagttggtggtgggttatagatatattgtggtgggttatagatatatggtggtggattatagatatttggtgttggtttatagatatatggtggtgggttatagatatatgtggcgggttatagatatatggtggtgggttatagatatatggtggtgggttatagatatatgtggcgggttatagatatttggtggtgggttatatagatatatggtggtgggtttatAGATagttggtggtgggttatagatatatggtggtggattatagatatttggtgttggtttatagatatatggtggtgggttatagatatatgtggcgggttatagatatatggtggtgggttatagatatatgtggcgggttatagatatatggtggtgggttatatagatatatggtggtgggttatagatatatgtggCGGGTTACAGAtgtatggtggtgggttatatagatatatggtggtgggttatagatatatgtggcgggttatagatatatggtgctgggttatatagatatatggtggtgggttatagatatatgtggcgggttatagatatatggtggtgggttatagatatatgtggcgggttatagatatatggtggtggggttatatatatatatggtggtgggttatagatatatatggtggtgggttatagatatattgtggtgggttatagatatatggtggtgggttatagatatatgtggcgggttatagatatatggtggtgggttatatatatatatggtggtgggttatagatatatatggtggtgggttatagatatattgtggtgggttatatagatatatggtggtggcttatagatatttggtggcggGTTacagatatatggtggtgggttatatagatatatggtggtgggttatagatatatgtggcgggttatagatatatggtggcgggttatagatatttggtgttgGTTTATAGATttatggtggtgggttaaacAGATATATGTGGCGGGTTacagatatatggtggtgggttatatagatatatggtggtgggttatagatatatgtggcgggttatagatatatggtggtgggttatatatatatatggtggtgggttatagatatatgtggcgggttatagatatatggtggtgggttatatatatatatggtggtgggttatagatatatgtggCGGGTTacagatatatggtggtggcttatagatatttggtggcgggttatagatatatggtggtgggttataaatatttggtgttggtttatagatatttggtgctggtttatagatatttggtgttggtttatagatatatggtggtgggttatatagatatttggtggtgggttatagatatatgtcAATACGTCCTGTCAATACATGTAGCGCAGTGTCCATCTCATCCCTTATACACTAATGTGACCACGCCAACTAACACCATCATCATGTTCTTATATACGGtgtctgggaaaaaaaacaccttgtGCAGCTGAGAAAGCAGGAATCCATGATGAATAAGAACCTGGGGATGATCTGTGCTGCTGTTACGTGCAGAGCTGACAGATCTGGACGTTTCTGCACCATAGGGGCAGAATTTTAAGCGGGCGCCAGGGTGGTTTTCTCTCTGCTCTTCTGGAGGAGATAAGACCCCCTTGAGCAGGATTAAATCCACACTGGGAATCCCCGCAGTACAGAAGGCCATTAAAAGTGCTGTGCCCATCCAGGGCATCCTTTCTGAAGGACCAAGTGGCTAATCCCTCCCGCTCTTGTCCTGttattaacacaaataaaaagccGCAGTAGAACTGAGGCGATTTTGTATTTCACGCTTAATTCACTTAAACATGAAATCATTTGCACATCTGCAGTCGTGTAGATTTAATCTGATTTTCATTATCTTTTTATTAGGCtcattttcattagttaaaACACAAGAGCATTGGAACTGTTCAACTGGATACTAAGTATAATGGAGTATAAAATGGAGAATAAAAATATGTGCTTCTAGAAGGTTTTTTGCCTTATgcataatacaaaaataaattttatagGACCTTAGGTGTGCTTGAGGTTTACTATGTTTTTACCCAAagaatgcagtgtttcacaatgacacttatatgcagtgtttcacttcacttatatcGGTCAtatttgtcccctaattctgtatctgacgtctctttctaaaatccagccatggtgcagatttacagccactttgttccagacccacaatgagatttcccaggacgccgtttcaccgtctgtagctttaaatgctaatgaggaggagagcggcctatagaagtttaGGGGACATTCGATGTCATCTacaccgtccaccaaccacaatgtttggtgctgacaggaagtcgtgtcgctgttcagaaaaaattaaatgaacccactggttcttcagattcTCGAGTCAcgaaactaaaaaatacatttgtgctcatttttacatccaatcactgagcaactgcaattctTCGCatttttggaagccatgacggttggtggactTTTTAtaaacttcacacacaccaccttgcAACTAAACAAATTTAGTACATTTGCAAAAACCATTTGAATACACATAAAACTAAGATAATTTAACACCAATAAGCACTTATATGCATAAATACGAACATTTATTCATCAATTTACGTAATAGAATGACCTTTCGGTTTTGTTAAGGGAGTGTGACAGCTGTGAACCCGACTGACCCGATCAGTGAGGGTGACGTCGCAGTCAGGGCGCTCCAGCAGGGCGGTGATGATGTCACAGCAGCCGAGCTCACAGGCGTTCATGAGCGCGGTGGATTCTGATTGGTCCTGGGCGTTGCAGTCTGCGCCCGCAGACAGCAGGAGGCGCACCATGTCCTCTCGGCCGCGCCTCACAGCCAGGTGAAGAGCCGTCTGTCCCGCctgaaagcaagaaaaaaatggacaatttACATGGTTATACACATGAACGAAGCTGGACGTTAAACACTGGTGGGGTGGGAagttctctgggcggaaaaagcatgagaaatgggaggcaacctttccccttatgacgtcataagggcaCAAAAAgggctctctgaacggcgaaggaATATAtccaaagcacgctttacaccgatcaccatttccagccactgcaggaccatagacaggctggtggacctcatattaatgttcaatcatctcacaaatcACAtcttcataataggggacatgCACACCAGGTGGATTGGTAACTCTGGATTGTCCacaggtgtgaatgtgtgagtgaacagtgtgtgagtgtcCCATGATGGGCAGCTGCAGGTCTATGTGGTTGAGGATAATGAATGAGCGAGAAGGAGATGGGTACCGGGGCTAGGCGAGCGTTAACATCTCCAAGactcagcagctgcaggaccaCCCCCTGCTTCTCAGGAGACTCTGGCCCTGTGACAGCAGCCAGCAGGAGGGGAGAGTATCCATCCTTGCTCCGGAGAtctacatcacacacacctgaaGAACCACGTATCATGCATTAACGCAAGTTATTTAAAACAATAGACAGTTGCCTGTTTCTGCCAGTCTGACCTGAGTCCAGGAGGACCTGGCTGACGCTGAAGTTGCCATGAGACATGCTGTAGTGGAGAGCCGTGTTGCCTTCGTCATCCACCATGTTCACCAGGAAGTAGAGCAGGGTGGGTGTGGTGGCCTTCACCTGCTTCAGGTACAACTCCACACACTGGGCGCTTGAGTCTTCCTCAGCAGCCAAGTGGAACCAGTGCTGGAAAACCACTGTTAGAGCCTGGACCTGAGAAtcagcagcacaaaaaaagtgGTAAAACCAGAGGGTTCCTGGTTCTTCTTCAATGTGACCTTGAAAAAAGCAGACGCTGATCAGACCAGAAGAAGAAGGGTTAAAGTTGGTAGAAAGACAAGTTACTGTCTGTCAATCACAAAAGCACTGAAAGTGCAGGAAAGTGTGTTGTAGGGCCTGAATCAACCTCATGACCTTTCTACAGGAACGTGAACACCTCCGATGGCCAGTTTGTGTAGGACACTTCTGGCTGTACTCTAACACGTGCCAAGAATTTGTAAGGGACCCCATTCCAAACATAACGACATAGTTATGCTTTTATTTAGCAAATTCTGCATGGTGCCGTTTTTGGTACACACCTATAGACATAATCTAGGGGGTTAGGAGGGTCATAACCCCACAAAAATCTGATCCAGCCAATATAACCCCTCCCCGTAATATTATCAAATCAGTTCgattaaaaaatacatgaattgtCATGCATTAATAAGTTGTTGGTTTTCTATATTAACCATATATATtgtctatattatatattatttatattattattttgccaGCAAAATAATAACATGTTTAATAGTCTGATGTGTGGTAAAGTTCTGGCATTTTACgccattttattgtaaaaaattacacattttacgGCACTGTTTTAGAAAACACACTTTGTCGGTTTGATGTTCCATTTGACACCCTCAATTTTTTATCACAATTTATCACAAAGGTTTGCCCTTGTACATACCATATCCTTGCTGGGATTGGACATTTCGTCCTCATGGTTTTTCAGGTAAATGCATGCGGCCATGAAAGTCTCCTCCACCCTACAAGAGGAAGACAACTTCATACAACAATCAGCACAAAATTGTGCTGGTCCCATTTTACCTCTAAAGCACTGAGACTCCAAAAGACCTCCACAAGACCCCCACAAGATACCTGAAGGTATCTTATGGTATCTTGTACTAAGACATGTGCATCAGGTTCTGTAAGTCATGCGTTGGGAACTCCATGTAtcacacttgttttttcagaaagaGGTCACGACTCTTTATCATGTCCCTTAAACCCTGTTcacatatttcttattttctcaAGTGTCAGTCGTGGTGGCTTCCCtgggatttttcatttttttgtaccTTTCCGATGCCAAATGTCCTTCCAATTCTTTCGTGGAATTCGTTCCTCCAACTGACTCCTTGTGAAGTTCTGCTTCGCCCATTGTTCCTCCCACCTGGTTCTCTTCTCTTTTGTCTTTGGCTGGGTGATGTTCTCCCACAGCATCCTTTCCTCCAGGGTGATCACTGCTGAATAGACCAGTAAAGGGCTTACACACTGTTTAACTGTCTGAGTTCAGATGAGCACACTGCATTGCAGGGTTCTGCAGGGGTCGTGATGAGTGAATATTGAGTGACATGCCAAACTTACCAGACATTTACCTTGGTCTTCAAAGAAGTCAGTTTCTCTACATTTAGATTCCTTACAGATGTTTGAACTTCAGAAAAGTGGAgtaaataaaagacagaaaattattaaatcatcTAAGTCAATCCAACCCTCCTTAACTTAtacttaaaaaaactgaaaatgtaccAAATGTTTGGCCATCTGCTCCAGAGCTCTCAGCAGGGATCATCATTGATAGAGTGTCCACCAAACCCAGGAGTTGCTCTTGGATGGAGCTCATTTTTGGGGACAAGGGCCCCATTGTTCCCATTGATGCTTCTCTTATTCTTTGGCATTCCCATTGCTCCTTCAGGAGTTCTTGGACTCTGTTTACATGGTGGACCATGCTGGTTGGTCTGGTCACCTCATGGTCAGCACCCTGTTGGGCGCTGAGAGATGAATTTgtcatttctaaatccagagaAGGTTCCAGAATGTCCTCTGGGCTCTTCCTTTTGACCCAGACATTTTTTTGGTCATCTGATCTCTCCATTCTGCTCAGCTGCTCTATCCTCTTGTCTTTCTGACGACTTTGCTCTAGCAGTTTCTGCAGCATGGTTCTGGCCTGGTC includes the following:
- the LOC114787886 gene encoding KN motif and ankyrin repeat domain-containing protein 4-like isoform X1, translated to MDTKKVNGTSPKGNGAQRRPPCYSVETPYGFHLDLDFLKYVDDIEKGNTIRRVPIHRRHRVPNSTALSRNLSLPGYGYRPSQWSSIGSLWPKTRTIDSQQPYSFQGYEGMTVDNPELLGFTHGSLTNAEMEASIRAFDEQPLGLHVRPNLLRATSLPLTVLLRKHSETAEDPTSPRCSRIPQENGSTEDVFSDSSRVSTGTNGTIKRLTAALERIGELEEEIRVVPELKAQICILQEERERLLLKLNSNPNRSSKLEFSTGSNAHLQPDDWMSRELKHLEEKVQASSAQVNALSTPSLRDNAQTVMNHGITPKQCLKGQRDVLSVETLESRILSLEHKLHKSEQELDQARTMLQKLLEQSRQKDKRIEQLSRMERSDDQKNVWVKRKSPEDILEPSLDLEMTNSSLSAQQGADHEVTRPTSMVHHVNRVQELLKEQWECQRIREASMGTMGPLSPKMSSIQEQLLGLVDTLSMMIPAESSGADGQTFVQTSVRNLNVEKLTSLKTKVNVCSDHPGGKDAVGEHHPAKDKREENQVGGTMGEAELHKESVGGTNSTKELEGHLASERVEETFMAACIYLKNHEDEMSNPSKDMVQALTVVFQHWFHLAAEEDSSAQCVELYLKQVKATTPTLLYFLVNMVDDEGNTALHYSMSHGNFSVSQVLLDSGVCDVDLRSKDGYSPLLLAAVTGPESPEKQGVVLQLLSLGDVNARLAPAGQTALHLAVRRGREDMVRLLLSAGADCNAQDQSESTALMNACELGCCDIITALLERPDCDVTLTDRDGRSALSIALQAPHPDAASLLRTHMTSRDLASFSHHK
- the LOC114787886 gene encoding KN motif and ankyrin repeat domain-containing protein 4-like isoform X2, coding for MDTKKVNGTSPKGNGAQRRPPCYSVETPYGFHLDLDFLKYVDDIEKGNTIRRVPIHRRHRVPNSTALSRNLSLPGYGYRPSQWSSIGSLWPKTRTIDSQQPYSFQGYEGMTVDNPELLGFTHGSLTNAEMEASIRAFDEQPLGLHVRPNLLRATSLPLTVLLRKHSETAEDPTSPRCSRIPQENGSTEDVFSDSSRVSTGTNGTIKRLTAALERIGELEEEIRVVPELKAQICILQEERERLLLKLNSNPNRSSKLEFSTGSNAHLQPDDWMSRELKHLEEKVQASSAQVNALSTPSLRDNAQTVMNHGITPKQCLKGQRDVLSVETLESRILSLEHKLHKSEQELDQARTMLQKLLEQSRQKDKRIEQLSRMERSDDQKNVWVKRKSPEDILEPSLDLEMTNSSLSAQQGADHEVTRPTSMVHHVNRVQELLKEQWECQRIREASMGTMGPLSPKMSSIQEQLLGLVDTLSMMIPAESSGADGQTFVQTSVRNLNVEKLTSLKTKVNVCDHPGGKDAVGEHHPAKDKREENQVGGTMGEAELHKESVGGTNSTKELEGHLASERVEETFMAACIYLKNHEDEMSNPSKDMVQALTVVFQHWFHLAAEEDSSAQCVELYLKQVKATTPTLLYFLVNMVDDEGNTALHYSMSHGNFSVSQVLLDSGVCDVDLRSKDGYSPLLLAAVTGPESPEKQGVVLQLLSLGDVNARLAPAGQTALHLAVRRGREDMVRLLLSAGADCNAQDQSESTALMNACELGCCDIITALLERPDCDVTLTDRDGRSALSIALQAPHPDAASLLRTHMTSRDLASFSHHK